Sequence from the Microbacterium dextranolyticum genome:
GCGCCGTCGCGCTGCGCGACGCGCTCGCTCCCGCGATCGGCCCGCACGCCGAGGTCACGGCGATCTCCTCCGACGATCTGCCGGGCGCGGTGGCCGAGGCGGATGGTCTCGTGAACGCGACGCCGATCGGGATGGTCGGGCACCCGGGCCTGCCGCTGGACCCCGACCTGCTGCACGCTCGCCTGTGGGTGGCCGATGCCGTCTACCGGCCGTTGCGGACGGCGCTCATCCAGGCGGCGGAGGCGCGCGGATGCGCCGTGCTCGACGGCGGCCGGATGGCCGTCGGACAGGCGGCCGACACCTTCCACCTCATCACGGGGCTCGAGCCCGACCGCGACCGCATGCGTGCGCACTTCCTCCGGCTCGCCGGTGCCGCGGCGGCACGCTGAGGCCCCGGTGGACCACCGACTGCTGACCGACCGCGCCGGTCAGTAGTCGGCGCGCCCACCGGAGAGGTCGAAGACCTGCCCGGTGGTGAACCCGCAGAGGTCGCTGGCGATCCACGCGACCGTCGCTGCGACCTCGTCGACCGTCAGAAAGCGGCCCATGGGGATCAGCGCCCGGGTGCGCTCGATGAAGTCGTCGGTGAGCTGCGAGAACAGCTCCGTCTCGACCATCACCGGGGCCACGGCGTTGACCGTCACACCGTCGCGGACGAGCTCGCGAGCGAGGGCTTTGGTCATACCGACGACGCCGTGCTTGGCGGCTGTATAGGCCGAGAGCGACGCCGTCGCCTCTTTGCCGGCGATCGACGCGATCGTGATGATCCGCCCGGATCCCCGCTCGCGCAGATGCGGCACGACCGTCTTGGCGGCCAGGAACGCCCCGGTGAGGTCGATGTCGACGACGCGACGCCAGTCGTCCGCCCCGCATTCCCACAGGGGCCCCACCGGACCGGTGATGCCGGCGGACGAGACGAGCACGTCGACGGCGCCGACCGTGCGGAGCGTCTGGGTCATCGCCGCAGCCAGCGACGCCTCATCGGTCACGTCCGCGGACACGACGAGAGCCGGATGCCACGTCCCTGTGAAGGCCGCGGGATCCCGGTCCCACACCGTCACCTCCGCGCCCGCTGCGGCGAACACGGCGCCGATGCCGGCCCCGATCCCCCGAGCCCCTCCCGTGACGACGACGGACATGCCCTGAAAATCGAATGACACCTGTGACATGGCGACACCGTAGCGCGGAATTGAGTCGATAAACAGACATAAATAAAGACTCATTCAGTCGTTCAGTTCACACTATTTCCCACACATGCTGGACCCATCGACCGCACGACGAAGGAGTCGACCATGCCCAAGACTGCTGCCCAGAAGTCCGAGCTCTCCGACCGATCGTCACGCCCGGACGCGACCGTCCGCATCGGCCTGATCGGCGCCGGCGCGATCGGGCGTACACACATCGAGACGATCGCCGCGGCGGCCGGCGTCGAACTCGCCGGCATCGCCGACCCCTTCGACGCGGCCGCCGAGCTCGCCACCCGAGCCGGCACCCGTCACCACCGTTCGCCGCAGGACCTGTTCGACATCGAACGACCCGACGCCGTCATCATCGCCACGCCGAACGAGCTGCACGTGCCGCAGGCACTCGAGGCCCTCTCCCGGGGCATCCCCGTGCTCGTGGAGAAGCCTGTCGCCACGACCTTCGCCGAGGCGCAGGAACTCGTGGCGGCATCCGCGGAGACCGGCGTCCCGGTGCTCGTCGGACATCACCGGCGCCATCACCCCGCGACCGCACGCGCGAAGGAGATCATCGCCTCCGGCGAGCTCGGCCGGATCGCCGCGGTCAGCGCCACCTACTTCCTGAGCAAGCCCGACGACTACTTCGACACGCCCTGGCACCGCACCGTCGGCACCGGCGGCGCATTCCTCATCAACCTCATCCACGAGATCGACCTGCTGCGCCACCTCGTGGGAGAGATCGTCGCGGTCTCGGCGATGTCCTCCTCCGCCGTCCGCGGCCTCGATGTCGAAGACACCGGGGCGCTCGCGTTCTCCTTCGAGGGCGGCGCCCTGGGCAGCCTCGTCGTCTCCGACACGGCGGCGGGACCGTGGAGCTGGGACCTGACCGCGGGCGATTCCCCCCGCTTCCCCGCGCACGGCGTCGAGTCGCACCGTATCGGTGGCGTCGCCGCCTCGCTCACGATCCCGACCCTCGAGGTGTGGCGGCACGACGGCGCCCCGAACTGGACCACGCCGCTGCACGCCCACCGGCACGCCGTCGAGCCGACGAGTCCGTACGTGCGACAACTCGCGCACTTCGTCGACGTCGTCGCCGGCCGCGCCGAGCCCCTGGTCAGCGCCCACGAGGGCGCACGCAACCTCGCCGTCATGGAAGCGGTCGCCGAGGCGGCGCACTCCGGACGGACCGTCACCGTCCCGGAGTGAGCCCGCGCGAGACTACGCCTCGCGCGTGATCGTCACCCGTACGTGCAGTTCGCTCTTGAAAGGGCCGGCGTACACACCGCGCAGCGGCGGCACGTCGTTGTAGTCGCGACCTCGCCCCACCAGGACGTGGCGGTCGCCGATCTCGACGCGATTGGTGGGGTCGAACCCCTGCCATCCGCCCGTGAACCATTCGACCCAGGCGTGCGACTCGCCCGTCACGGCGACACCGACCTCGGGGTGCGCACTCGGGTGCAGATAGCCCGAGACGTACCGCGCCGGGATGCCGACCTCGCGCAGGGCACCGAGGGTGATGTGGGTGATGTCCTGGCACACGCCCTTGCGCTCGGTCCAGGCCTCGGCTCCCGTCGAGTGGACGCCGGTGATGCCGGGGACGTAGTGCATGGCATCCCCGATCGCCGTCGCGATCGCGAGCGCCGCGCTGCACGGGTCGTCGTGCTGGGACGCGATCGACCGGGCGATCTCGGCGACCTCGGGATGCGGGGCCGTGCGCGCCGTCTGCCCGAGCATCTCGACCGTCGCCACGGACCGACTCGCCTCGCGCTCGAGGTCGCTCCAGCCGAGATGACCGGATTCGATCGGTCGGGGTCGCACCTCGACGAGCGACCGCGCGGTGATCGCGAGCGAGGAATGCCCCGCGAGCACGTCGAACGCGGCCACGCGCGTGCCGAAGTAATCGGTGTAGTGGTTGACGCTCGTCGACGGCTCGATGTCGAGCTGCGAGCTCAGCACGAACTGGCTGTCGGTCGCGCCCGGCAGCATGCGCGCCTCGTTGTAGGAGGCGCCGACCTCGCCCCGGTACGAGAATCCGGTCGCGTGCTCGATCCGCAGGCGCATCATGAGGTCTCTCCGATCCAGCTGGGCTCGGCATGGGTGGGGAAGAAGCGATCGCGGATCGCCTCGGATGCCTGTCGCGTGACCTTCTGCACGCGCTCCATGTGCTCGGGCAGCTCGCTGAGGATCTCGTCGATGGGGCGGTACTCCAGATCGTTGCGGATACGGCCGAGTGCACGGAGGACCGTATTGGAGTGGCCGACGCGGTCGGTGGCGGGGTCGATCGCACGCATGCATTCCTCGGCCCGCGTGATCGAGTGGATCACCGAGCGCGGGAAGAGCCGGTCGAGCAGCAGGAACTCCGCCGCGTTGGCCGCGCTCGGCATGCCGCGGTAGGTGCGCAGGTACGCCTCGTAAGCGCCGCACGAACGCAAGATCGTGGTCCACGACGGGCCAGATGCCTCGGTGAGCGCCTTGGTCGCAAGGAGCCGAGCCGTCATGTCGGTGCGCTCGATCGAGCGGCCGAGGGTCAGGAACTGCCACGCCTCGTCACGACTCGTGGACGAGTCGGTGATCCCGACGGCGAGCGCGGACCGCTCGCGCACCCACTGGAAGAACTCGTGCACCTTCTCGTTGTTGATGCGACGCGGCATCCGCGAATAGGTCGTGTTGAGCGTCTCCCAGAGCTCCGTCGACACGATCTCGCGGGCCCGCCGGGCGTTCTCGCGGGAGGCCTGCACGGCGTAGGCGATGCTCGACGGGTTCGTCCGATCGACGGCGAGGCTGGTCAGCACGTCGCCGCGGGTGACGCGCGCGGTCTCATCGGAGGGGAAGGACCCCATCACTCCCATGAGCGACCGGCAGGCGGTGTCTTCGTCGATCCAGGGGTCCTCGAGCAGAAGCTGCAGGTGGACGTCGAGGATGCGCGCTGTCCCGTCGCTGCGCTCGATGTAGCGCCCGATCCAGAACAGGCTCTCGGCGATACGGCTCAGCACGATCCCTCACCCCGCTCCTGCATCCCGCTCTGCGAGCCATGTCCCGATTTCTGCGGACCGTGTCCCGATCTCTGTCGGTTTCCGCTGGCCGAAGCGACAGAAAGTGGGACGCCCCCCGCCGGGGCGGGCGGTCCGGACTGCTGCTGTTGCTGCTGCTCCTGCTGTTCGGAGTGCGCCCGCGGCGGGTCCTGCGGCGAGTGCGCCTGCGGTGCCTGCGCGTCGTAGATGATCGGGATCGCCTCGGTGACGGATGCCTGATCGGCCACGAGCTCGGCGAGGCCGCCCGACCCGTGGATGCCGAGGGGACCGCGGCGGGGCGCGTCGCCACCGACGATCCAGGTGTCCTTCGAGCCACCGCCCTGCGATGAGTTGACCACGAGCTGCCCCTCGGGCAGCGCGACCCGCGTCAATCCGCCCGGCAGCACCCAGACCTCGTCGCCGTTGTTGACGGCGAAGGGCCTCAGGTCGGCGTGGCGCGGCCGCATGCCGTCCTCGACGAGGGTCGGGATCGTCGAGAGCATGACGACCGGCTGGGCGATCCATCCGCGCGGGTCGGCGATGAGCTTTCCGCGCAGCGTCTCGAGCTCGGCCGGCGAGGCATCCGGCCCGACGACGAGTCCCTTGCCGCCCGAACCGTCGACGGGCTTGACGACCAGTTCGTCGAGACGGTCGAGCACCTCTTCCAGCGCCTCGGGCTCTTCGAGCCGCCACGTGTCGACGTTCTTGAGCAACGGCTCCTCGGACAGGTAGTAGCGGATGAGGTCGGGAACGTAGGTGTACAGCAGCTTGTCGTCGGCGACGCCGTTGCCGACCGCGTTGGCGATCGTGACGTTGCCCAGGCGCGCGGCGAGCATGAGCCCGGGGGCGCCGAGCATCGAGTCGGCACGGAACTGCAGCGGGTCGAGGAAGTCGTCGTCCACTCGGCGGTAGATGACGTCGACGCGCTTGAGCCCGCGCGTCGTGCGCATGAACACCTTGCCCCCGATGCACTGCAGGTCGCGCCCCTCGACGAGCTCGATGCCCATCAGTCGCGCGAGCAGCGTGTGCTCGAAGTACGCGGAGTTGTAGACGCCCGGCGTGAGCACGACGACGTTGGGGTCTTCGACCCCGGACGGGGCCGACGCGCGCAGTGCCTGCAGCAGCTTGTTGGGGTACTCCCCGACCGGCTGCACCCGCATGGAGTGGAACAGTTCGGGAAGGGTCTGCGCCATGACCCGACGGTTCGAGATGACGTAGCTGACCCCCGAGGGCACGCGCACGTTGTCTTCGAGCACGCGCATCTCGCCGTTCTCGTCGCGGATGAGGTCGATGCCGGCGACCTGGATGCGCACCCCGTTGGCCGAGTGGACACCGGCGGCCTGGCGGTAGAAATACTGGCTCGAAGCGATGAGCGCGGCCGGCAGCACGCCGTCGCGGACGCAGTGCTGCTGCCCGTAGGCGTCGTCGAGGAAGGCTTCGAGCGCCTTGACCCGCTGCTGCACGCCCTTCTCGACGCGGCTCCACTCGTCGTACTCGATGACGCGCGGCACGGCATCGAGCGGGAACGGCCGTTCCTCGCCCGCGAAGTCGAAGGTGACGCCCTGGGCGAGATACGAACTGGCGAGCGATTCGGTGCGTCCGCGAAGCTCCTCCTGCGTCAGCCGGGCGAGGGCCTGATACAGCTCGCGGTACGCGGGACGCGAGGGCGCGGAGTCGCCGGAGGACACCGCGTGCTCGAACATCTCGTCGAATGCCGGCACCCCCGACACGGTCTTTCGCGGTGCCGTCGCGGCGCCGTATCCGTCGAAGAGATCACCCATGCAGCGAGCCTAGTGCGGGCCGTGTTTCGCGGATGTGTCGGATCTCGCACGGTTGTTAGGCTGTGGCCACCGACCCCCGGCGAAAGGCCTCCTGTGCGCGTTCTGGTCACGAGCTCCCGCAACACGTTCGCCCTGGACATCGTCCGCAAGCTCGGCAGCCTCGGGCACGAGGTCCACGCCAGCGACACCTACGGCGGCGCGGTCGGAAGCCACTCGTCCTACCTGGCCGGTCACCTGGTGACCTCGTCGCCGCGGTTCGCGACGGATGCCTTCGTCGCCGAGATCTCCGACTACGTCGCCGAGCACGGGATCGAGCTGATCATCCCCACGTTCGAGGAGGTGTTCTACCTCGCCGCGCGCGCGGCCGAGCTGCCCGCCGGCGTGCGCGTGTACGCCGGCAGCTTCGCCGATCTCGCACGTCTGCACGACAAGGCCAGCTTCCAGCGACTGGCGCAGGATGCCGGGGTCCCGATCCCCGAAACGGTCGTCGCCACGAGCCCCGCCGAGCTGAAGGATGCCACGGCGCGCTTTCCGCGGTACTTCGCCCGAGCCGCGTTCTCCCGCGGCGGCGTGGGTCTGCTCACCAACACGGGCCCGCTCGCCGGTGCGGTCTCGATCGACGACTGCGTCCCCACACCCGATCAGCCCTGGCTCGTCCAGCCGTACGTCGACGGGCCGATGGTCTGCTCGTACAGCACGATCGTCGACGGCCGGGTGACCGCGCACTGCACCTACACCGCCCCCGAGCAGTGGCACCACAGCACGGCGATCGCCTTCCTCGCCGTCGACAGCACCGACACGCTCGCCTACGCGCAGCGGATCGTCGACCGGCTGGACCCCTCGTTCACCGGACAGCTGTCGTTCGACTTCATCGACACCGGCGAGGGTCTGCGCATCATCGAATGCAACCCCCGCCCGACGAACGGCGTGATCCTGCTCGAGGCCGAGGGCTTCGCACGCGCCCTCGTCGGCGAGGTCGAGACGACGGTCGTCGCCGCGCCGGGCACCGAGCGCGAGATCACGCTCGCCGTGCTGGCCGACTGCTTCACCGAGCCCCTGTCGCACCTGAAGACGTCCCTGCACGATCTGCTGCACGTGCGGGACGTCGATGCCGGCTGGCACGACTCGCTCGCCATGCTGTGGAGCCCCGCATCGATCGTCCACGGGGCGAAGATCGAGCACGGTTCGCGCACCGAGATCCTCAAGGCGCTCGGCGACGACATCGTCTGGAACGGAGAACCGATCGACGGCATGAGCGTCGCCGATGCGGCCGCCCTCGAGGCCGTGCACGCGGGACGGGTCTGAGTCCCCCGGAGCTCAGTCGGGGAGAATCCCGTCGATGCGGGCGAGCGCGCCGAGCACGGCGGGAAGCCGTGCCGACCATCCGCGCAGCGGAAGCCGGTCAAGAGCGTCCTGCTCGGCGGGCAGCCGATGGTGGCGACCCGCGACGAGGCGGCGCACGGCGTTCAGCAGGGCGATCGGGTGCGTGTCGAGAGCGCTGTGTCCGTTGTGCAGGCGCACGAGCACCCCGCCGGGCGAGGATGCCACCACGCGCTCCGCGATGACGGGCGGCGTCCGCAGATCGCGGTCGCCGGCGAGGGCGACCAGCGGCCCGTCGAACGCCGGGAGGGCGGAGAAGTCGTCGGGCGCTCCCTCGAACGCCGGGAAGCGGTCGGCCAGAGGCGCGTAGGTGAGAGCCGGGTCCAGCGGGCCGCCGTCGGCGGGTGCGCCGTAACCGAGCTCGCGGAAGCCGATCGCGCCGACGAGGTCGAACTCGTACACCCCGGGAATCCGCGCGATCGAGGCATCCCGCGTCGCGTAGGCGCTCGCCACACGCCACGCGAGACCGCTGCGCCCCTCGGCGCGACGGCGCACCAGCGGCTCGACGAGCGCGCGACCGCCGAGCTCGTACGCGGCGCGTGCGACGTCGAGCAGCGTGCGCTCGTCGACACCACGCCGGGCGAGCGTGCGGATGTCCGCCGACAGCCGGTCGCCGCCGTCCCAGAACAGCCCGCGCAGCGCCCGTCGCTCGATCTCGATGTCGGCCGGCGAGCGCAGCGCCGAATCCAGCAGGAGCCCCGCGACGCGATCGGGGCGGCGCGCCGCGAGGGCGGCGGCGAGGTAGCTGCCGTAGGAGGATCCCACGACGAAGGCGCGGTCGACACGCTCGTGATCGAGCACCGCGACGAGGTCGTCGAGCACGAGGTCGATCCGCATCGCCGTGAGCGGCAGATCGCGGCCGGCGAGGTCGTGGCGCGACCGGCCGACACCGCGGTGCTCGACCATCAGCAGGTCAAGGCCGCCCTGCGCCGCCCACCGACGGAGACCGCGATACGGCACGAGGGAGGCGAGACCGGGGCCGCCGGGGATCACGAGGACGGGCGTCGCGGTGCGCGGCCCCGAGCGCACGAACGTCAGATCGAACGCCGGACCGTTCGCACCTGCGCGCCGGCGGACCGTCAGGACCTGCTCGCTCATCACGACTCCCCCTGTCATCGGCACACCCAGGCGCAGCCGGGCTTAGGCTTCGCATGTGGCGCCGACGATTCGAGCATTCCACACCGACGGGGCCCTCGCGGGCGTGGCATCCGTCGCCCTCGGCGCGGGTCTGGGTGAGCTCGTCGGTGCGCTCGTGGGCGGCAGCCCCGTCGCGGCCGTCGGATCGGTTCTCATCGATCTGGCTCCGCCGTGGGGCAAAGACCTCGCGATCTCACTTTTCGGCACCGGCGACAAGGCGGCGCTCATCGCGGCCGTCGCGATCGTGCTGCTGCTCGTGGGCGCCGCAACGGGCCTGCTCGCGCGCCGTTCGGTCGCCGGCGCGCAGACGGTCGTCGTCGTCGCGGGTCTGCTCGGCGTGGGGGCTGCGGTCTCGCGGGCTGATGCGAGCACCCTCGCCGCGGCACCACCCGTCGTCGGCGCCGCCGTGACGCTCCTCGCCCTGCACCTGCTCCTGCGTCGCGCGACCGCGTCACCGGCGCCGGTCTCCGGCCCCGTCCCGGCATCCCCGCCGCCGTCCGAGGGCGTGGGGCACCACGCGAGCCGCCGGGAGTTCCTCGTCTGGACGACCGGAGCGGCGGCGGCCGGGCTCCTCGCCGCCGCGGGCGGCTGGGCGCTGCGCGCCGGCTCCCGCGCCGTCGATGCCGTGCGCACCGCGATCGCGCTCCCCCGGGCACCCGTTCCGGTCGTGGTTCCGGCGACGGCGGACCTCGGCATCACGGGACTCGCCCCCGTCCTCACGCCCACCGCCGACTTCTACCGCATCGACACGGCACTCGCTCCGCCGCAGATCGATCCCGCGACCTGGCGCCTGCGCATCCACGGACTCGTCGACCGCGAGGTCGAGATCGGCTGGGACGAGCTGCTCGCCCTGCCGCTGGAAGAGAGCGTCACGACGCTCACGTGCGTGTCGAACGAGGTCGGCGGCGACCTCGTCGGCACGGCCCGGTGGCTCGGCTACCCCATCCGGCACCTGCTCGCGCAGGCCGGCGTGCACGCCGACGCCGACATGGTCCTCTCCACCTCGGCCGACGGTTTCACGGCGGGCACGCCTCTGGAGACCCTCACCGACGAGCGCAACGCGATCCTCGCCGTCGGCATGAACGGTGAGCCCTTGCCGATCGCGCACGGCTTCCCCGTGCGGATGGTCGTACCCGGGCTCTACGGCTACGTCTCGGCGACGAAGTGGGTGACCGACCTCGAGGTGACGCGATTCGCCGATGCCGAGGGCTACTGGATCTCGCGCGGCTGGGCGGCGCGCGGACCGATCAAGCTCGCGAGCCGCATCGACGTGCCCCGCCGCGGGGCGGCCGTGACGGCCGGCGAGACGGTCATCGCGGGCGTCGCCTGGCAGCAGCACGTCGGCGTGCGGGGCGTGCAGGTGCGCATCGACGACGGCGAATGGCAGGATGCCGCGCTCGCCACCGCGATCTCGGACGACACCTGGGTGCAGTGGTCGCTGCCGTGGCGGGCGAGCGCCGGGCGGCACACCCTGACGGCCCGGGCGATCGGCGTCGACGGCACGCCGCAGACGCAGGATGCCGCGCCGCCCGCCCCGGACGGGGCGACCGGCTGGCCGAGCGTCGCCGTGACCGTCGCTTGATCAGGCGGCGAGGACGAGCCGCAGCTGCTCCACGGCCCAGTCGAGCTCGGTGGCGCGCACGACAAGCGGCGGGGCGATGCGGATCGTCTGGCCGTGGGTGTCCTTCACGAGCACGCCGCGGGCGAGCAGACGCTCCGCGACCTCGCGGCCGGAGCCGTGCGCCGGGTCGATGTCGACGCCTGCCCACAGGCCCGCGACCCGCGTCGCGGTGACGCCGTGCCCGACGAGCGCGTCGAGGGCTCCGGCGAGGTGCTCGCCGAGGGCCTGCGCCCGGGTCTGGAACTCGCCCGACGCGAGCATCTCGACCACCTGCAGCCCGACGGCGCAGGCCAGCGGGTTGCCGCCGAACGTCGAGCCGTGCTCACCCGGACGGATCACCCCGAGGACGTCCCTGTCCGCGACCACGGCGGACAGGGGCACGATGCCTCCGCCGAGCGCCTTGCCGAGCAGATAGACGTCCGGCACGACTCCCTCGCGCTCGCACGCGAAGGTGGTGCCGACGCGGCCGAGCCCCGATTGGATCTCGTCGGCGATGAACAGGACGTTCTCCCGGTCGCAGATCTCGCGGAGCGCCCGCAGGTACCCCTCCGGGGGGACGATGACGCCGGCCTCGCCCTGGATCGGCTCGACGAGCACCGCGGCGGTGTCGGCGTCGATCGCGGCGGCGACGGCTGCGGCATCCCCGAACGGCACCGTCACGAACCCGGGCGCGAACGGACCGAACCCGTCACGGGCCTGCGGGTCGTCGCTGAAGCCGACGATCGTCGTCGTCCGCCCGTGGAAGTTGCCGCCGGCGACGATGATCTTCGCCCGCCCGTCGGCGACGCCCTTGCTGCGGTAGGCCCACGCCCGCGCCAGCTTGATCCCGGTTTCGACGGCTTCGGCGCCGGTGTTCATCGGCAGCACGAGCTCCTTGCCGCACAGCGCCGCCAGCGCCGCGGCGAAGGGGCCCAGCCGGTCGTTGTGGAACGCGCGACTGGTGAGGGTCACCCGACCCAGCTGCTCGGTGGCGGCGGCCAGAAGCGCGGGATGCCGGTGTCCGAAATTGAGCGCCGAGTACGCCGAGAGGAGGTCGAGGTACCGCTTGCCCTCCACATCCGTCACCCACGCGCCCTCGGCGCGCGCCACGACGACCGGCAGCGGGTGGTAGTTGTGGGCGACGTGCGCGTCCGCGACGGCGATCGCGGCCGTCATCGGGTCGTCGGGGGTGATGGGTGCGGTCATCGCTTTCCTCGCAGTTCCAGCGTGCAGCATTTGATGCCTCCCCCGCCGAGCAGCAGCTCGGAGAGATCGACGGGGACGGGGCGGTACCCGCGCTCGCGCAACTGCTCGGCGAAGCCGGTGGCGCGCGGCGAGATGAAGACGTTGCAGCCGTCGGATGCCGCGTTCAGGCCGAACACGGCACCGTCGGCATCCGAGACCCGGATCGCGTCCGGGAAACGCTCCTCCAGCACCTCGCGCGATGCGTCGTCGAAGGCCGTCGGCAGGTAGGCGATGCTCGCCGCACCCGATCCGGGTTCGGTCGGCGCCCCGGAGGAGGGGTCGAGCACGGCGATCGCGGTGTCGAGATGGTAGAAGCGTGGATCGACGAGCCTCAGCGAGACCACCTCGAGGCCGAAGACGTCCGCGACCTCGCGATGGCTGTGCCCGGTCGAGCGGAAGCCGGTTCCGGCGAGGATCGTGTCGCCCACCAGCAGGAAGTCGCCCTCGCCCTCTTGGACCTCGATCGGCTCGACGACCTCGAACCCGTGGGCGGCGAACCAGTCCATGAAGGGCTGCTCCTCGCCACGACGTTCGTCGACGCGGAAGCGCACACCGAGCGCGCGTCCATCGACGGTGAACCCGCCATTGGCGGTGTACACCATGTCGGGAAGGCCCGGCACGGGGTCGATCAGTTCCACCTCGTGTCCGAGGGACACGTACGTGTCGTGGAGCGTCTGCCATTGCGCGAGAGCGCGCGCCGTATCGGTAGGCCGCTCCGGCTGCATCCACGGGTTGATGCGGTAGCTGACGGTGAAATGCTCGGGCCGGCACATCAGATACCGGCGGGGCTGGGCGATGCGGTGACTCATCTGATCGCTCCTCACTCCTTGTTCGTTCGCACAGAGGGGGGCGGACGCTGTCCCGAGGCCCGTCGGCACTTCGACTCGCGATCACGGGATCGCCGAGGAAATGTCGGGGCGGGCACGCCGGCATCCATTCTGCCAGACGCACGCTCGCTCCTCTGTGGACATCTCGCGCCCGCATCCCCGCAAAGTGAGTAGATTTCTTTTGTATGGGACGTCGTACCGGCGACGAGACGCGGGCACTGCTGCTACGGGTGGGCATGCAGTTGCTGCTCGAGCGCGGCGTCTCGGCCGGCGTTCAGCACATCCGCCTGCAGGACGTCCTGCGGCACGCGGGGCTCACGACCGGCGCCGCGTACCGGCTCTGGGCCGACCAGAGCGACTACCAGCGCGACCTCGCCGTCGCGATGGTGCGTCTGCGCCTGAGCGGTCCCGCCGACTACGCGCGTGCCGCGGTCGAGGCTCTCGTCGCGAACGGCGCCACCGGCGACGAAGTCATCCGTGCCGCCGCCGAGGCGCACGTGCGGTCGGCCATGGTCGATGTCGACGACCCCGCCGACGCGGCCGACGCACAGCAGTTCCTCGTCTCCCTCGCGCTGCGCACGACGGCGCAGACCTGGCCCGAGCTGAAAGAGGCCAGCTCCGAGCGGCACCGCGAGTCCATCGCCGCGTTCGCCGAGCTATACGGGTTCCTCATGGACGCGTACGGGCTGCGGATGAAGTCCCCGCTGACCCTCGAGGACTTCACCGAGGCGATGGCGGCGATGGGCGAGGGCTTCGCGGTGCGCGCGATGGAAGGCATCGAGCATCCCCGCTACGACGTTGCGGAGGGCGATGAACTGCCGACGGGCACCTGGAGTCTGTTCGCTCTCGGTGTCCGTGCGCTGGTCAGGGAGTTCATGACGCCGATCGAGCCGCCTGAGCACCCGGATGCATCCCGCGGGGGTGGGAGCTCTGGGGCCGAGTGAACCCCCAACCCCAGAGCGACACTCCCCCCGGCGTGTCATGACGGCGAGACCACAGGCGTATGCCGCTGGAACCGGTCTCCGTCGACGCTCCCCAGATGCGCCAACCTCATCGTCACTCCGACGACCTTCAGAAACCAGAAAGATAAGTTCTTTCTCTTGGACGCGTCAGATGACGCCCTCGCTCCAGCGGTCGGGCGTGCCGAA
This genomic interval carries:
- a CDS encoding alpha/beta fold hydrolase, encoding MSEQVLTVRRRAGANGPAFDLTFVRSGPRTATPVLVIPGGPGLASLVPYRGLRRWAAQGGLDLLMVEHRGVGRSRHDLAGRDLPLTAMRIDLVLDDLVAVLDHERVDRAFVVGSSYGSYLAAALAARRPDRVAGLLLDSALRSPADIEIERRALRGLFWDGGDRLSADIRTLARRGVDERTLLDVARAAYELGGRALVEPLVRRRAEGRSGLAWRVASAYATRDASIARIPGVYEFDLVGAIGFRELGYGAPADGGPLDPALTYAPLADRFPAFEGAPDDFSALPAFDGPLVALAGDRDLRTPPVIAERVVASSPGGVLVRLHNGHSALDTHPIALLNAVRRLVAGRHHRLPAEQDALDRLPLRGWSARLPAVLGALARIDGILPD
- a CDS encoding molybdopterin-dependent oxidoreductase; protein product: MAPTIRAFHTDGALAGVASVALGAGLGELVGALVGGSPVAAVGSVLIDLAPPWGKDLAISLFGTGDKAALIAAVAIVLLLVGAATGLLARRSVAGAQTVVVVAGLLGVGAAVSRADASTLAAAPPVVGAAVTLLALHLLLRRATASPAPVSGPVPASPPPSEGVGHHASRREFLVWTTGAAAAGLLAAAGGWALRAGSRAVDAVRTAIALPRAPVPVVVPATADLGITGLAPVLTPTADFYRIDTALAPPQIDPATWRLRIHGLVDREVEIGWDELLALPLEESVTTLTCVSNEVGGDLVGTARWLGYPIRHLLAQAGVHADADMVLSTSADGFTAGTPLETLTDERNAILAVGMNGEPLPIAHGFPVRMVVPGLYGYVSATKWVTDLEVTRFADAEGYWISRGWAARGPIKLASRIDVPRRGAAVTAGETVIAGVAWQQHVGVRGVQVRIDDGEWQDAALATAISDDTWVQWSLPWRASAGRHTLTARAIGVDGTPQTQDAAPPAPDGATGWPSVAVTVA
- the rocD gene encoding ornithine--oxo-acid transaminase, with the translated sequence MTAPITPDDPMTAAIAVADAHVAHNYHPLPVVVARAEGAWVTDVEGKRYLDLLSAYSALNFGHRHPALLAAATEQLGRVTLTSRAFHNDRLGPFAAALAALCGKELVLPMNTGAEAVETGIKLARAWAYRSKGVADGRAKIIVAGGNFHGRTTTIVGFSDDPQARDGFGPFAPGFVTVPFGDAAAVAAAIDADTAAVLVEPIQGEAGVIVPPEGYLRALREICDRENVLFIADEIQSGLGRVGTTFACEREGVVPDVYLLGKALGGGIVPLSAVVADRDVLGVIRPGEHGSTFGGNPLACAVGLQVVEMLASGEFQTRAQALGEHLAGALDALVGHGVTATRVAGLWAGVDIDPAHGSGREVAERLLARGVLVKDTHGQTIRIAPPLVVRATELDWAVEQLRLVLAA
- the ddaH gene encoding dimethylargininase: MSHRIAQPRRYLMCRPEHFTVSYRINPWMQPERPTDTARALAQWQTLHDTYVSLGHEVELIDPVPGLPDMVYTANGGFTVDGRALGVRFRVDERRGEEQPFMDWFAAHGFEVVEPIEVQEGEGDFLLVGDTILAGTGFRSTGHSHREVADVFGLEVVSLRLVDPRFYHLDTAIAVLDPSSGAPTEPGSGAASIAYLPTAFDDASREVLEERFPDAIRVSDADGAVFGLNAASDGCNVFISPRATGFAEQLRERGYRPVPVDLSELLLGGGGIKCCTLELRGKR